The Fictibacillus phosphorivorans genomic sequence AACATTTCCTGTAATTCCTTTGTGAGCTGCAGCTTCCTTCGATATTGCGTTATCTAAAGCCAAAGGACCTTCTACAATCCCACCTTGAATCTGATCTCTAAGGTTCATAACCGTTAGACTGGCTGCATCCAATGTTGCTTGCATAGCAGGATTGACATTCTCTACAGCAGCAAGTACAGCAACTTTTGGAACATCTACACCCGTACGTACCGCGAAATCAATAGCATTTTGTAGAATCTGAACTTTTTGATTAAGATCAGGCTCTATGTTCATGGCAGCATCCGTAATAAAGATCAATTTTTCAAACCCTTCGACTTCGAACGCAGCAACATGTGACAGCACTTTACCGGTTCGGAGTCCGAATTCTTTATTTAGAACTGCTTTTAAAAGAGCAGACGTTGAGATGAGCCCTTTCATTAAAATATCAGCGTCTCCATCATGAACAGCTCTTACCGCCTTTGATGCAGCCGAAGCAGTATCGGTAGGAACAATTTTAATTCCATCTAATGGAACATCTGCATTTCTTTCTAACCAGTCAGAAATTTTGTTACCGTTTCCAAACAGGATAAAATGGGCGATCCCCTCTTTATATGATTTCAGTATGCTTTCCAAAACCTCCTGATCCCCAGCTTCTGCCACTGCGATGACTGGTTTCTCTTGTTGATTTTTGGCTTGGCTCACCAAGTTTTGCAAACGCATGCTATCCCCCCTTGTTAACCGCTATATTAACAATGCAATTTTCGTGCCAACTTTAAAATGTACGAAAAAGTTGATACCTTGACATATACATGCAATTATTTGCAAGTTCATTGCAATATTTTGCATGAAATTATTTGCGCAGTTTTTCATCAAGGTTGTATTTTTCTAATTTATAATAAAAATTCCGAAGTGAGATACCTAGTGATTTAGCTGTCTTTGTCTTGTTGCCACGAAATCTCTCTATAGCTTCTGTTAAAATCCGCTTTTCAAACGCATCAATTTGTTCAGCCAAAGTCTTCTCATCATCTTTCGTTTCGGTCATATGTTGCAGATGAACGTCCGCTTTTTTTGGTGGCTCTAAAGATAACAGAGAAATATGACTTCGGTTGATCTGTGAATCCGTATGACTCATATGGATGATCGCTCTGCCTAATACGTTTTCAAGCTCTCTAACATTTCCCGGCCAATGATAGGCTAATAAAAACTCTTCTGCATCCTTACTAATAAAATCAATGTTTCTTCCATAGTCTTGATTTAACTTCTGCAGCAGGTGGTACGCTAAAAGCAAAATATCGTTGTTCCTTGCTCTTAGTGGCGGAATATAGATTGGCATCCTGTTGAGCCTGTAGTACAAATCCTGTCTAAACGTACCATCTGCGATCATTTTTTCAAGATTTACATTCGTTGCGGCGATAACACGAACGTTTATCGGTATGGCTTTTGTCCCACCAACACGTCTGATTTCATTCTCTTGTAGAACACGCAATAGTTTAGCTTGTGTGTTCTGGGACAGCTCTCCCACCTCATCTAAAAAGATGCTTCCGCCGTTCGACTCTTCAAAAAGCCCTCTTTTCCCACCTCTTAACGCACCAGAAAAAGCTCCTTCTTCATAGCCAAACAGTTCGCTCTCTAATAACGATTCAGACAGCGCTGCACAGTTAACACGTATAAACTTGTTAAACTTCCTGCTGCTTGCATTATGAATCGCGTGAGCAAAAAGTTCTTTTCCTGTTCCAGATTCACCACGAAGCAGAACGGTCGCAGGAGTAGAAGCAGCGAGCTTTGCTTGATCGATCGCAAAACTCATTTCTTCTGAAGAACCGATAATGTCTTCAAACGAATATTTCGCTTCAAGAGTCCGAATAATCTGTCTTGCCCGGTTCAGTTCTTCAGTAAGTCCTTTTATTTCAGATACATCGTGAATGACACCTACACTGCCTTTTAACAAGCCATCCACGATAACAGGTGCAACGTTAACGATCACATCTTTGCGGTTCGGCCCAACTCGTAACCGAGCACCTCTTACAGGTTTTCTTGTTTTTAGTACTTGCATGTGAATACTCTCACCTTCAGAGATATCCGTTGTAGCCGGCTTTCCGATCACTTGCTCGGCTGTGTATCCTGTGAGCTTCGTATAAGCAGGATTAATCATTATCCCTTTTCCTTCTTCATCAACTACAGATATCGCTTCTTCAGAAGATTGGATGATAGATCTTAACATCGTTTGGATGCTTTTTAGATTCGTTACTTCTTCTGCCAGATCCACGATTTCCGTAATGTCTTTAAAGACTGCAAAAGCACCCAACTTTCGACCTTCTTGACTCAGAATAGGTGTTCGGGTTGTATAAATTTTTGTACCATTCGCTAAGATTTGTTCTTGATTTACTTCTTCTATGCCTGAATCCATAACTCTTGGGAGCTGACTATTAGGCATTACTTCTAAAATAGATCTACCTAAAACTTGCTCTTTTGATAAACCCGTCATTTTCTCGGCACTCTTGTTAAATATCGTGATCGTTAAATCTTGATCGATCACAATCATGCCGTCGTGTGTATTGTCTAAAATTGTTTTGAGTTGTTGCAAATGGCTGATGTCTTTTTTGTTTTCCGTTTGATTTGATAGGGTTAACAAAAATCTAAACTGAGTAGTATTCAGCCTTCCAGACGATGGATACTTATTTTCGCAAATCCAATCTGCTGTTTCTTTAAGAGTATCTGTATAAACAATAACATCTACTACTTCATCCGGTGCCGACGAATATGTAAAAACCGGAGTGTTATTCAATCTGATCGGCAACGATTGAAGAGGTTCTTGTAAGATAGCTGCAAGTTCAAAAAGTTTCGATTGATTGATCTCATGAACCAAATCCATCTCTTCTTGCGCTGCCAACAATACGATCCTTTGCAACAATTAGCCCACCCTTTTATTATAACATGCAATATTTTTCACAACTTTATCATAGCTTACCATGAAAGGGTTTGCAAACTAATTTTACATCGACATTAATTTTAACTTTATGTACAATAAGACGAGTAGAGGAGTGGGATTCTTCATGAGCAGATATGCAGCATTGGTGATTGTTTTAATACCTGGAATCATGGCCGTAATGGGTATAAAGTGGATGAGGGACACGTTATTCGGTGTTTTACAGTTTCCGTTTCCATACTTATGGTTGCAGTTCATCGCAGGACTTTTAAGTTTCTTAGCAGGTTTAACTTTTGTTGGCGGATTCATCTTTTATAGAGACCGCAAAAGAAATAAAGTGCAGTTAAAATACAGAAAAAAATAACCATCTCGGTGTAGAGAGATGGTTATTTTTTGTGGTAAGTATTTATGCCATAACTTTATGTTCGATTCGAAGCTTGTCCGCGACCATCGCGATGAACTCTGAATTCGTAGGTTTTGCTTTTGACATGGATACTGTATAGCCAAACAATGATGAAATGCTATCGATGTTTCCACGGCTCCATGCTACTTCAATCGCATGACGTATAGCACGTTCAACACGGCTAGAAGTTGTATTGAATTTTTTTGCGATATCTGGATAAAGAACCTTCGTGATCGATCCTAATAGTTCAATATCATTGTAAACCATAGAGATCGCTTCTCTTAAGTACATGTATCCTTTAATATGAGCGGGAACCCCGATCTCATGAATGATACTTGTGATGCTCGCATCCAGATTGCGTGGTTTATTGTTAATTGTAGATTGGAAGTTATTTCGATTGTTTCCGGACGCACGTTGAACAGTTGATTTTTCTGCTCCACAGATCTGACGGATCTGACTCGCCAGATTGTCCATATCGAATGGCTTTAGAATAAAGTATGATGCACCTAAGTCTACGGCTTTTTTCGTTACATCTTCCTGACCAAACGCCGTTAACATGATAACATTCGGCTGTGGTAGATCATCGCTAGACCTGATCTTCTCAAGCACCGCTAATCCATCTAAATGAGGCATGATAATATCAAGAACTAACACATCAGGATCTTTATTCTCTAAAACGGACAAACATTCCTGACCGTTGTAAGCTACCCCGATTACCTCCATATCATCTTGACTTGAAAGATACTCCCTCAAAAGACTAATCAGTTCACGGTTATCATCAGCTAGACAAACTTTAATTTTTTGCACCATTATTTCCTCCCCATCCAACAATTTCTTGTTTTTCCCAATGTAACATTTCAACAATAAATCTTAAATCCCTTTATTTTGTTTTAAATTTTTTAAAATTATTTTGTTTTTGTAGCAGATAGAGCTATTTTCTTCAATTTCCTTTGAATTTCGACAGTTATTATATTTTTGGAATTCATTTTGTCGAATTTTCTTTATATCCCTCATTATACAAAATTTTCATGAGATTGTCTAAATTATCTAAAAGTAAATTATCAAAATAAAAAAACCGGTAAATTTCAACCGGTTTTAAAAATCTTAACTCGCTTGTTTTGCATCTTTATAGATGTCTACTCCTGCTTCATCAAGCATCCACTCAATATGAACACCGTAACCTGATGTTGGGTCATTTACAAAAACGTGTGTAACCGCTCCAATAATCCTGCCGTTCTGAATGATTGGACTGCCACTCATCCCTTGAACGATCCCACCGGTAATTTTTAAAAGCTCGGGATCTGTAATTTTAATGACCATTCCTTTTGTAGCGGGAAACTTTTGCGGCACAGAGCTTACGACATCAACATCGAATTCTCGAACCTTAGATCCGTTGACTACAGTCAGAATTTTTGCCGGACCTTCTTTTACCTGATGAGATAGAGCGATTGGCAATGGTTTATTCCAGTCTCCATTCGATAAACTGTCGTTTAACTTTCCAAAAATCCCAAATGGGCTGTTTTTTGAAATGTCCCCTAAAACTCTTTGGTCATTGGAAAAACGCGCAAGCTTTTCTCCTGGATGGCCGTTAGAACCTTTTTCTATGGATGTCACAGTAGATCCAAGGATTTCTCCATTGTTTACCTTGATTGGCTTTTTCGTATCCATATCTGAAATAACATGACCAAGTGCTCCATATTTAAATGATGCTGGATCAAAAAACGTAAGTGTTCCTACCCCAGCTGCTGAGTCACGAATATATAGTCCAATGCGATATGACTGATCATTCTTGTCCTGCAGAGGAGTAAGTGTTTTATGAAACGTTTTACCATCTCGAATAATGGTTACATCTAAAGGGTTTCTAGTTTCCCCAGATTGTTTAACAAATGGGCTTACATCTCCCATTTTTTTAATATTTTTTCCGTTGATTTTGGTAATAATATCTCCTACTTGAATATCGGCAATTTCACCCGGAGATTGTTTTCCAGCTGTTGTATTTACAAGGTGATGTCCGACAATCAGTACCCCTAGAGTATTTAGCTTCACTCCTATAGATTGTCCACCTGGTACAACTTTAAGGTCAGATAATACTTTTACATTCATCTTTTTTATGGGAAAACTTGCTGCTTCGAGAGTTGCCATGCTATCACCGTTTGTTTTGGCTTGTATCGAAACTTTATGTTCGCTTTCCATTGCAGTCGTATAAATATTCGCTTCTTCCTGTTTTATGTTTGTACCAACAGGAAGGGCTTGTAAGACATGCTGTCCTTCAAAAAAGGTAATCGATTCCGGCAGTGCTACATACTCACGCACAGGAGACAAAAAACCGATTCCCACTAAACTTCCAAGGAGAATAACGCCGATCATTCGCCGAAGTAAATCCTTATACATCATACACTCTCCTCGCTCCTAGCTCACACCCTCACCATGGCTGTACCTTTAATTTAGCCTACGGACCATGAGTTTATAACCTAGAAAAAAGAAAAAGCTATTCCTTAAATGGATAGCTTTTTCATGAATAAAGTTTTATGATGTCTTTTTGATGGACGCTGCTAGCTCTAATAATTCTTGAGCATGTTGCCTAGTAAGATCAGTAATCTCAACACCAGAGATCATTCTGCCTATCTCATTTACTTTTTCATCTGTTTTTAATGTTAGGACCTTTGTAACCGTTCTTCCTTGAAGTGTGTCCTTAGAGATATGAAGATGGGTGTCAGACATCGCTGCAACTTGTGGCAGGTGAGAAATACAAAGTACTTGTGAACCGACAGAAACTTTATAGATCTTTTCCGCTATCGCTTGAGCAACTCGTCCAGAAACCCCAGTATCCACTTCATCAAAGATGATCGCGGTGATCCCTTGATTTTCAGAGAAAATGGTTTTCAACGCTAAGATAATCCTTGAGAGTTCGCCACCTGATGCTACTTTTGAGAGTGGTTTAAGCGGTTCCCCAGGATTCGGAGAGATGTAAAATTCTACAGAATCCAATCCAGTCTTCAAAAATTGATCATCTTCAATTCGCTTCATCACAACTTCAAACTTTGTTTTTTCCATATAAAGTTCTTTTAGCTGTTGCTGAATGCTGTTTTTTAAGACTTTAGCGGTCTCCGTTCTTCGCTTAGTCAGCTTCTTACCTGATACCTCAAGTTTACCTATAAGCTTTTCCTGCTTTTTCTTGAGTTCTTCAATATGATTATCCTTATTTTGAATGAGTTCTAACTCTTTTTTGATCTTTTCACTATAATCGATCATTTCTTTTACTGAAGAACCATATTTGCGTTTAAGCTTACTCAGTTCATCAAGACGTGATTCTATGCTGTTAAGCCTTTCCGGGTTGTATTCTAAGGAATCAAACATGTCCCGAATCTTATATGTAAGCTCTTCAAGCACATAAAAGCTGTTTCCAAATTGTTCTTCATCAGCTTTTAATGACTCATCAAGTGCTGCAACTTGTGAAAAATCAGCAAGTGCACTAGAAACGAGTTCAAGTGCCTTTCCTTCCCCATAAAGATTATGATAAGCATCCTGAAGAGAGCCGTGAATTCTTTCAAAATTCGAAAGCATTCGTTTTTCTTCCTCAAGCTTAACATCTTCATCAGGAATAAGATTGCTACCTGCTATTTCTTGATATTGATATTCGAGCAGATCAATTCTCTGTGCGATCTCTTGTTCATTTCTAGAGAGCTCAGACAGCTGTTTATTAATTTCTTTATAGTCTTTGAATGTTGATTCGTACGACATCAACTCTTGTTTAAAATCCTTATCACCAAAGCTATCGAGTAAAAAAAGATGCTTGTCAGGCTGCATTAAATATTGCGTTTCATGCTGCCCATGAATATCTACTAATGCCTGTCCGATCTCTTTTAGAACAGACAATGTAACAAGCTTCCCGTTTACTCTGCAAATGCTTTTCCCGTTCTCCGTAATATCTCTTTTTAGCACGACCATCTCATCTTCATCCGAAATCGCAATTCCAAATTCTTCACATTTATTATAAACACGATGACCCGGATGAATATGAAACAAGCCTTCGATCTCTGCTTTTTGAGTACCATAGCGTACAAATTCTGTAGAGCCACGCCCACCGATCAGAAGACCGATCGCATCGATGATGATGGACTTCCCTGCTCCTGTTTCACCTGTAAGTACGGTTAATCCTTTACTAAAAGAAACACTCAAAGAATCAATAATAGCAAAATTACGAATACTTAATTCTGCCAGCAATTACATCACACCTTATTTTAAAAATTACAGCATATCTAAAAATCGCTGCGAAACATCTGCACTAACCTCTTTAGAACGACAAATAATCAAGATTGTATCATCGCCACAGATCGTTCCCATTAAATCTTCCCAATCAAGCTTATCAATTAACGCTCCAATTGCATTTGCATTACCTGGCAGTGTTTTCATGATAATTAGATGATCTGCATAATCAATACTAATAAAGCTGTCAGTCAGCGTTCTTTTTAATTTTTGCAGTGGGTTGAACCTTTGGTCAGCTGGAAGACTGTATTTATAACGACCATCGTTCATCGGTACTTTTACAAGATGAAGTTCTTTAATATCACGGGAAACCGTTGCCTGCGTTACATTAAAGTTGGCTTTCTTGAGTAGTTCTACCAAGTCGTCTTGTGTTTCAATATCATGATTGCTGATCATTTCACGTATTTTAATATGTCGTTGTCCTTTATTCACTCGTGATTCCACCTCAATTTACACTGTCACATTCTGCCTTTATCTTATACTATTGTGCATAGGATGTAAATTTTTCATGAGTGAAATGATGAAAAGAGCGAGAAAATTTATTCTCGCTCTTTCTTTAATGTTTCATGAGCAGACTTAACCACATCTTCAATATCCTCTGAAGTTATCGTCAAGCAGTCCTCATTATTCACTTTTCCATGCATTAAAAACTCAATATTTCCATCCCCGCCTGTTATAGGTGAGAAGGACAACGAAACCGGATTAATCCCTGTTTTGCGGGCAAAATCTGTTATCTCTTCGATCACGCGTTTATGAACCTTTGGATCTCTAACGATTCCTTTCTTACCGACTTCTTCACGTCCTGCTTCAAACTGAGGCTTGATCAAAGCGATCACATCACCAGTTGGCATGAGCTGAGTCAGTACAGGAAGAATGATTCGTAGAGAAATGAATGAAACATCGATCGTTGCAAAATGGGGTATCCCCTGTTGTAGCTGATCAGGTGTTACATATCTAAAGTTCGTTCTTTCCATCACCGCTACCCTAGAATCATTTCTCAGCTTCCAAGCGAGTTGATTGTAGCCAACATCGATCGCATAAATATAGGAAGCACCGTTTTGAAGCGCACAATCCGTAAATCCACCTGTTGAAGCTCCAATATCTATTCCAATCTTTTCTTTGACATCAAAATCAAAGATTTTAAGTGCCTTTTCAAGCTTCAGTCCGCCTCTTCCCACATAAGGAATAACATCTCCTTTAACCTGAAGAGGCGCATCTAGTTCTATCTTTTCACCGGGCTTATCCATTCGGTTCGTTCCTGAGTACACGAGTCCAGCCATGACCGATCGTTTGGCTTTTTCTCGCGTTTCACAAAGTCCTCGATTGACAAGCAGTACATCTACCCGTTCTTTTTTCATGTAAGAAGACCCTTTTCTGCCTTTCGTTTAACAAGTGCTTTCACACGCTCAACAAGATCAGGAGTTGTAATTCCAATCTCTTCTAATAATTTTGTTACACTTCCATGCTCGATAAAGCAATCTGGAATTCCCATCCGGTCAATGATTACATTGGCTTGATGATCAGCCGCATGCTCTAATACCGCACTTCCGAATCCACCTTGAAGGACAGCTTCTTCCAGCGTCAGAATAGGCATATTTTCCGCATAAAGTTCTTTTAGCATTTTTGAGTCAAGCGGTTTGATAAAACGAGCGTTGATCACACGCGCTGACACACCTGATTTCGCCAGGATCTCCCAAGCTTCAAGTGCCATTGGAATCGTCGTTCCAAACGTTAGAATCGCAACATCGTCTCCATCTTTCAGCACTTCCCATGAACCAATCGGGATATTCTCAAACTCTTCATCCATCGGAACTCCGGAACCGTTACCTCTAGGGAATCTGATCGC encodes the following:
- a CDS encoding DUF2627 domain-containing protein, producing the protein MSRYAALVIVLIPGIMAVMGIKWMRDTLFGVLQFPFPYLWLQFIAGLLSFLAGLTFVGGFIFYRDRKRNKVQLKYRKK
- the ahrC gene encoding transcriptional regulator AhrC/ArgR codes for the protein MNKGQRHIKIREMISNHDIETQDDLVELLKKANFNVTQATVSRDIKELHLVKVPMNDGRYKYSLPADQRFNPLQKLKRTLTDSFISIDYADHLIIMKTLPGNANAIGALIDKLDWEDLMGTICGDDTILIICRSKEVSADVSQRFLDML
- the recN gene encoding DNA repair protein RecN, with the protein product MLAELSIRNFAIIDSLSVSFSKGLTVLTGETGAGKSIIIDAIGLLIGGRGSTEFVRYGTQKAEIEGLFHIHPGHRVYNKCEEFGIAISDEDEMVVLKRDITENGKSICRVNGKLVTLSVLKEIGQALVDIHGQHETQYLMQPDKHLFLLDSFGDKDFKQELMSYESTFKDYKEINKQLSELSRNEQEIAQRIDLLEYQYQEIAGSNLIPDEDVKLEEEKRMLSNFERIHGSLQDAYHNLYGEGKALELVSSALADFSQVAALDESLKADEEQFGNSFYVLEELTYKIRDMFDSLEYNPERLNSIESRLDELSKLKRKYGSSVKEMIDYSEKIKKELELIQNKDNHIEELKKKQEKLIGKLEVSGKKLTKRRTETAKVLKNSIQQQLKELYMEKTKFEVVMKRIEDDQFLKTGLDSVEFYISPNPGEPLKPLSKVASGGELSRIILALKTIFSENQGITAIIFDEVDTGVSGRVAQAIAEKIYKVSVGSQVLCISHLPQVAAMSDTHLHISKDTLQGRTVTKVLTLKTDEKVNEIGRMISGVEITDLTRQHAQELLELAASIKKTS
- the spo0A gene encoding sporulation transcription factor Spo0A, encoding MQKIKVCLADDNRELISLLREYLSSQDDMEVIGVAYNGQECLSVLENKDPDVLVLDIIMPHLDGLAVLEKIRSSDDLPQPNVIMLTAFGQEDVTKKAVDLGASYFILKPFDMDNLASQIRQICGAEKSTVQRASGNNRNNFQSTINNKPRNLDASITSIIHEIGVPAHIKGYMYLREAISMVYNDIELLGSITKVLYPDIAKKFNTTSSRVERAIRHAIEVAWSRGNIDSISSLFGYTVSMSKAKPTNSEFIAMVADKLRIEHKVMA
- the spoIVB gene encoding SpoIVB peptidase, which translates into the protein MYKDLLRRMIGVILLGSLVGIGFLSPVREYVALPESITFFEGQHVLQALPVGTNIKQEEANIYTTAMESEHKVSIQAKTNGDSMATLEAASFPIKKMNVKVLSDLKVVPGGQSIGVKLNTLGVLIVGHHLVNTTAGKQSPGEIADIQVGDIITKINGKNIKKMGDVSPFVKQSGETRNPLDVTIIRDGKTFHKTLTPLQDKNDQSYRIGLYIRDSAAGVGTLTFFDPASFKYGALGHVISDMDTKKPIKVNNGEILGSTVTSIEKGSNGHPGEKLARFSNDQRVLGDISKNSPFGIFGKLNDSLSNGDWNKPLPIALSHQVKEGPAKILTVVNGSKVREFDVDVVSSVPQKFPATKGMVIKITDPELLKITGGIVQGMSGSPIIQNGRIIGAVTHVFVNDPTSGYGVHIEWMLDEAGVDIYKDAKQAS
- a CDS encoding TlyA family RNA methyltransferase; the protein is MKKERVDVLLVNRGLCETREKAKRSVMAGLVYSGTNRMDKPGEKIELDAPLQVKGDVIPYVGRGGLKLEKALKIFDFDVKEKIGIDIGASTGGFTDCALQNGASYIYAIDVGYNQLAWKLRNDSRVAVMERTNFRYVTPDQLQQGIPHFATIDVSFISLRIILPVLTQLMPTGDVIALIKPQFEAGREEVGKKGIVRDPKVHKRVIEEITDFARKTGINPVSLSFSPITGGDGNIEFLMHGKVNNEDCLTITSEDIEDVVKSAHETLKKERE
- the yqiS gene encoding phosphate butyryltransferase, with amino-acid sequence MRLQNLVSQAKNQQEKPVIAVAEAGDQEVLESILKSYKEGIAHFILFGNGNKISDWLERNADVPLDGIKIVPTDTASAASKAVRAVHDGDADILMKGLISTSALLKAVLNKEFGLRTGKVLSHVAAFEVEGFEKLIFITDAAMNIEPDLNQKVQILQNAIDFAVRTGVDVPKVAVLAAVENVNPAMQATLDAASLTVMNLRDQIQGGIVEGPLALDNAISKEAAAHKGITGNVAGNADILLVPNIETGNVLYKSLIYFARAKVGAVICGAKAPIVLTSRADSAESKYYSIALAVNSVITDH